In Vitis vinifera cultivar Pinot Noir 40024 chromosome 11, ASM3070453v1, a genomic segment contains:
- the LOC100244514 gene encoding transcription factor bHLH35, translated as MDNTEEFKNYWETNMFLQSEEFDSWGGLDEAFSGYYDSSSPDGAASSAASKNIVSERNRRKKLNERLFALRAVVPNISKMDKASIIKDAIDYIQDLHEQERRIQAEISELESGKSKKSPPGYEFDQEIPVLVSKSKKKRTQHCYDSGGSRVSPIEVLELRVVYMGEKTVVVSLTCSKRTDTMVKLCEVFESLKLKIITANITAFSGRLLKTVFVEADEEEKDVLKIKIETAIAALNDPQSPMSI; from the exons ATGGACAACACAGAGGAGTTCAAAAACTATTGGGAAACCAATATGTTTCTCCAAAGTGAAGAGTTCGACAG TTGGGGGGGCCTGGATGAGGCGTTTTCCGGCTACTACGATTCGAGTTCGCCGGACGGCGCAGCGTCGTCGGCGGCGTCGAAGAACATAGTTTCGGAGCGGAACAGGAGGAAGAAGCTGAACGAGAGGTTGTTCGCACTGAGAGCGGTGGTCCCCAATATCAGTAAG ATGGATAAGGCGTCGATAATTAAAGATGCGATCGACTATATCCAAGACTTGCACGAGCAAGAGAGGAGAATTCAGGCCGAGATATCGGAGTTGGAGTCCGGAAAATCGAAGAAGAGTCCGCCGGGGTACGAATTCGACCAGGAGATTCCGGTGTTGGTATCGAAATCGAAGAAGAAGAGGACTCAGCACTGCTATGATTCCGGTGGATCAAGAGTTTCCCCAATCGAGGTCCTTGAG CTGAGGGTCGTTTACATGGGAGAAAAGACCGTGGTTGTGAGCCTCACATGTAGTAAAAGAACAGACACAATGGTAAAGCTGTGTGAAGTATTCGAATCTCTGAAGCTTAAAATCATTACAGCCAACATTACTGCTTTCTCTGGCAGGCTTTTGAAGACTGTTTTCGTTGAG GCAGATGAGGAGGAGAAAGATGTTCTAAAAATAAAGATTGAAACAGCCATAGCAGCTCTCAATGATCCACAGAGTCCTATGAGTATATGA
- the LOC100240983 gene encoding APO protein 3, mitochondrial, with the protein MLPRRIRNLRKIVVQNSFASLIELGKFKLPFRSFSTNSTCKELPRKLKKSERKPWVTSVNELKCKARLQKQARQEVSEITLRPPENGLLVKGLVPFAHEVYAARAKLFTCVSMVVKSTIIYSCRLCGEVHVGHPPHKIRTCNVTGSPASKEHVWEIGGVEHVLPLVESFHLYDRLGRAVSHNERLQVDQIPAIVELCIQAGLDIPEYPTRRRTFPVYNVAGRMIDFERRFPKYDSPGKDINAYGFWEKRNQSSENKSMHLLADDVQGFAIQGMEAWEKMWLGASKLMQKYAVQTCGYCSEVQVGPKGHRVRNCQAYKHQMRDGQHAWQEATVDDLIPPVHVWHVRDVQDGGPLVNGLQRYYGKLPAVVELFAQAGANVGENYVAMMREDVAVPGLDEEKWVV; encoded by the exons ATGTTACCTAGACGGATTAGAAACTTGCGCAAGATTGTCGTGCAGAACTCTTTTGCAAGTTTGATCGAGTTAGGTAAATTTAAGCTTCCATTTAGATCATTCTCAACTAATTCGACTTGCAAGGAGCTACCAAGGAAGCTGAAGAAGTCAGAGAGGAAGCCATGGGTTACTAGTGTTAATGAACTCAAGTGTAAAGCTAGATTGCAGAAGCAAGCTAGACAAGAGGTTTCTGAGATCACTTTACGGCCTCCTGAAAATGGATTGCTGGTCAAGGGACTAGTGCCGTTCGCTCATGAAGTCTATGCTGCCAGAGCCAAACTATTTACTTGTGTTTCAATGGTTGTCAAGAGCACTATCATATATTCATGCAG ATTATGTGGAGAAGTTCATGTTGGTCATCCACCACATAAGATCAGAACATGCAATGTCACAGGTAGCCCAGCAAGCAAAGAGCATGTTTGGGAAATAGGGGGTGTGGAACATGTTTTGCCTCTCGTGGAATCTTTTCATCTCTATGACAGATTAGGGAGAGCTGTTTCACATAATGAGAGGCTCCAAGTTGATCAGATTCCAGCTATTGTAGAATTATGTATTCAAGCAGGCCTTGACATCCCTGAATATCCAACAAGGAGAAGGACCTTCCCGGTTTATAATGTTGCTGGTAGGATGATAGATTTTGAAAGGAGGTTTCCTAAATATGATTCACCTGGCAAAGACATCAATGCGTACGGGTTTTGGGAGAAGAGAAACCAGTCAAGTGAAAATAAGTCTATGCACCTGCTGGCTGATGATGTACAAg GATTTGCTATCCAAGGCATGGAGGCTTGGGAGAAAATGTGGTTAGGAGCCTCAAAACTTATGCAGAAGTATGCTGTCCAAACTTGTGGATATTGTTCAGAGGTCCAAGTGGGGCCTAAGGGTCACAGAGTCAGGAATTGTCAAGCTTACAAACACCAGATGAGGGATGGACAGCACGCATGGCAGGAGGCAACAGTGGATGATTTGATTCCTCCGGTTCATGTGTGGCATGTGCGAGATGTGCAGGATGGTGGGCCGCTGGTAAATGGTTTACAGAGGTACTATGGAAAGTTGCCTGCAGTGGTAGAACTGTTTGCACAAGCTGGAGCAAACGTGGGAGAGAATTACGTCGCCATGATGAGGGAAGATGTTGCAGTCCCTGGGCTGGATGAAGAAAAGTGGGTAGTGTGA